One part of the Andrena cerasifolii isolate SP2316 chromosome 4, iyAndCera1_principal, whole genome shotgun sequence genome encodes these proteins:
- the LOC143368160 gene encoding 1,5-anhydro-D-fructose reductase isoform X1: protein MSPRSIFKYRRHVLLGSAWRHAKYTSHQFVNDCYATDQSRCSTHSSQLSCGAGGQSKEGIMRTVRLLSGYDMPTVGLGTWQAKPEEIMTSVSAALEIGYRHIDTAFNYNNEEAIGTVLKKWFANGGKREDLFITSKLPSYGNRPCDVERFLKSSLEKLDLDYLDMYLIHMPFAFKLDEEACAPAVHEDGTYVLDTDTDPVSVWKEMEKQVKKGCTKSIGLSNFSEEQVLTIWENAQIKPSNVQVELHAYHNQKSLRKLCQKHKIAITAYSPLGSPGTKMHLQKKYNVNFEDFPDLIGHPIVQKISAEYKRSPAQILLRHLLQLGAIVIPKSSTPERIKENMDLYDFTLKETEMDTLNFLDKGSCGRILNFLFFKGVEKHPDYPFKNELRP, encoded by the exons ATGTCTCCGAGAAGCATATTCAAATACCGACGACACGTACTGCTTGGATCAGCGTGGCGACACGCAAAATACACCAGCCATCAATTTGTCAATGATTGCTATGCAACAGATCAATCACGATGTTCAACTCATTCGTCAC AGCTATCGTGTGGAGCAGGAGGTCAATCAAAGGAAGGGATTATGCGTACGGTACGACTGCTGTCGGGATACGATATGCCCACTGTTGGCTTAGGCACATGGCAG GCTAAACCTGAAGAAATCATGACTAGCGTGAGTGCTGCTTTAGAGATTGGTTACAGGCACATCGACACAGCATTTAATTACAACAACGAAGAGGCGATTGGAACTGTCTTGAAGAAATGGTTCGCCAATGGTGGAAAACGCGAGGATCTTTTCATCACGTCGAAG TTACCGAGTTACGGCAACCGACCATGCGATGTCGAAAGATTTCTTAAGTCATCGTTGGAGAAACTCGATTTAGATTACTTGGACATGTACTTAATTCATATGCCATTCGCTTTCAAACTGGATGAAGAAGCGTGCGCTCCGGCGGTCCATGAAGATGGGACCTACGTGTTGGATACTGATACAGACCCTGTATCAGTGTGGAAG GAAATGGAAAAACAAGTGAAGAAAGGTTGTACGAAATCTATAGGCTTAAGTAACTTTAGCGAGGAGCAAGTATTAACTATATGGGAAAATGCACAAATAAAGCCTAGTAATGTACAA GTAGAGTTACACGCCTATCACAATCAAAAGTCTCTCCGCAAATTGTGTCAAAAGCACAAGATTGCTATAACAGCCTACAGCCCCTTGGGATCGCCAGGCACCAAAATGCACCTCCAAAAGAAATATAATGTTAATTTCGAAGACTTTCCAGATCTCATAGGGCATCCCATAGTACAAAAAATAAGCGCAGAATACAAACGGTCACCCGCGCAAATCTTGTTGCGTCACTTGCTACAATTGGGCGCCATTGTAATTCCAAAGAGTTCGACCCCGGAAAGGATTAAAGAAAACATGGATTTGTACGATTTTACATTGAAGGAGACGGAAATGGACACTTTGAACTTTTTAGATAAAGGTTCGTGCGGAAGAATCTTGAACTTCCTGTTCTTCAAAGG GGTCGAGAAGCATCCGGATTACCCATTTAAGAATGAATTAAGACCGTAA
- the LOC143368160 gene encoding 1,5-anhydro-D-fructose reductase isoform X2: MFNSFVTAIVWSRRSIKGRDYAYGTTAVGIRYAHCWLRHMAAYSNVSQAKPEEIMTSVSAALEIGYRHIDTAFNYNNEEAIGTVLKKWFANGGKREDLFITSKLPSYGNRPCDVERFLKSSLEKLDLDYLDMYLIHMPFAFKLDEEACAPAVHEDGTYVLDTDTDPVSVWKEMEKQVKKGCTKSIGLSNFSEEQVLTIWENAQIKPSNVQVELHAYHNQKSLRKLCQKHKIAITAYSPLGSPGTKMHLQKKYNVNFEDFPDLIGHPIVQKISAEYKRSPAQILLRHLLQLGAIVIPKSSTPERIKENMDLYDFTLKETEMDTLNFLDKGSCGRILNFLFFKGVEKHPDYPFKNELRP; encoded by the exons ATGTTCAACTCATTCGTCAC AGCTATCGTGTGGAGCAGGAGGTCAATCAAAGGAAGGGATTATGCGTACGGTACGACTGCTGTCGGGATACGATATGCCCACTGTTGGCTTAGGCACATGGCAG CATATTCCAATGTGTCGCAGGCTAAACCTGAAGAAATCATGACTAGCGTGAGTGCTGCTTTAGAGATTGGTTACAGGCACATCGACACAGCATTTAATTACAACAACGAAGAGGCGATTGGAACTGTCTTGAAGAAATGGTTCGCCAATGGTGGAAAACGCGAGGATCTTTTCATCACGTCGAAG TTACCGAGTTACGGCAACCGACCATGCGATGTCGAAAGATTTCTTAAGTCATCGTTGGAGAAACTCGATTTAGATTACTTGGACATGTACTTAATTCATATGCCATTCGCTTTCAAACTGGATGAAGAAGCGTGCGCTCCGGCGGTCCATGAAGATGGGACCTACGTGTTGGATACTGATACAGACCCTGTATCAGTGTGGAAG GAAATGGAAAAACAAGTGAAGAAAGGTTGTACGAAATCTATAGGCTTAAGTAACTTTAGCGAGGAGCAAGTATTAACTATATGGGAAAATGCACAAATAAAGCCTAGTAATGTACAA GTAGAGTTACACGCCTATCACAATCAAAAGTCTCTCCGCAAATTGTGTCAAAAGCACAAGATTGCTATAACAGCCTACAGCCCCTTGGGATCGCCAGGCACCAAAATGCACCTCCAAAAGAAATATAATGTTAATTTCGAAGACTTTCCAGATCTCATAGGGCATCCCATAGTACAAAAAATAAGCGCAGAATACAAACGGTCACCCGCGCAAATCTTGTTGCGTCACTTGCTACAATTGGGCGCCATTGTAATTCCAAAGAGTTCGACCCCGGAAAGGATTAAAGAAAACATGGATTTGTACGATTTTACATTGAAGGAGACGGAAATGGACACTTTGAACTTTTTAGATAAAGGTTCGTGCGGAAGAATCTTGAACTTCCTGTTCTTCAAAGG GGTCGAGAAGCATCCGGATTACCCATTTAAGAATGAATTAAGACCGTAA
- the LOC143368160 gene encoding 1,5-anhydro-D-fructose reductase isoform X3, whose protein sequence is MIFRAIVWSRRSIKGRDYAYGTTAVGIRYAHCWLRHMAAYSNVSQAKPEEIMTSVSAALEIGYRHIDTAFNYNNEEAIGTVLKKWFANGGKREDLFITSKLPSYGNRPCDVERFLKSSLEKLDLDYLDMYLIHMPFAFKLDEEACAPAVHEDGTYVLDTDTDPVSVWKEMEKQVKKGCTKSIGLSNFSEEQVLTIWENAQIKPSNVQVELHAYHNQKSLRKLCQKHKIAITAYSPLGSPGTKMHLQKKYNVNFEDFPDLIGHPIVQKISAEYKRSPAQILLRHLLQLGAIVIPKSSTPERIKENMDLYDFTLKETEMDTLNFLDKGSCGRILNFLFFKGVEKHPDYPFKNELRP, encoded by the exons ATGATTTTCAGAGCTATCGTGTGGAGCAGGAGGTCAATCAAAGGAAGGGATTATGCGTACGGTACGACTGCTGTCGGGATACGATATGCCCACTGTTGGCTTAGGCACATGGCAG CATATTCCAATGTGTCGCAGGCTAAACCTGAAGAAATCATGACTAGCGTGAGTGCTGCTTTAGAGATTGGTTACAGGCACATCGACACAGCATTTAATTACAACAACGAAGAGGCGATTGGAACTGTCTTGAAGAAATGGTTCGCCAATGGTGGAAAACGCGAGGATCTTTTCATCACGTCGAAG TTACCGAGTTACGGCAACCGACCATGCGATGTCGAAAGATTTCTTAAGTCATCGTTGGAGAAACTCGATTTAGATTACTTGGACATGTACTTAATTCATATGCCATTCGCTTTCAAACTGGATGAAGAAGCGTGCGCTCCGGCGGTCCATGAAGATGGGACCTACGTGTTGGATACTGATACAGACCCTGTATCAGTGTGGAAG GAAATGGAAAAACAAGTGAAGAAAGGTTGTACGAAATCTATAGGCTTAAGTAACTTTAGCGAGGAGCAAGTATTAACTATATGGGAAAATGCACAAATAAAGCCTAGTAATGTACAA GTAGAGTTACACGCCTATCACAATCAAAAGTCTCTCCGCAAATTGTGTCAAAAGCACAAGATTGCTATAACAGCCTACAGCCCCTTGGGATCGCCAGGCACCAAAATGCACCTCCAAAAGAAATATAATGTTAATTTCGAAGACTTTCCAGATCTCATAGGGCATCCCATAGTACAAAAAATAAGCGCAGAATACAAACGGTCACCCGCGCAAATCTTGTTGCGTCACTTGCTACAATTGGGCGCCATTGTAATTCCAAAGAGTTCGACCCCGGAAAGGATTAAAGAAAACATGGATTTGTACGATTTTACATTGAAGGAGACGGAAATGGACACTTTGAACTTTTTAGATAAAGGTTCGTGCGGAAGAATCTTGAACTTCCTGTTCTTCAAAGG GGTCGAGAAGCATCCGGATTACCCATTTAAGAATGAATTAAGACCGTAA
- the LOC143368160 gene encoding 1,5-anhydro-D-fructose reductase isoform X4 has product MRTVRLLSGYDMPTVGLGTWQAKPEEIMTSVSAALEIGYRHIDTAFNYNNEEAIGTVLKKWFANGGKREDLFITSKLPSYGNRPCDVERFLKSSLEKLDLDYLDMYLIHMPFAFKLDEEACAPAVHEDGTYVLDTDTDPVSVWKEMEKQVKKGCTKSIGLSNFSEEQVLTIWENAQIKPSNVQVELHAYHNQKSLRKLCQKHKIAITAYSPLGSPGTKMHLQKKYNVNFEDFPDLIGHPIVQKISAEYKRSPAQILLRHLLQLGAIVIPKSSTPERIKENMDLYDFTLKETEMDTLNFLDKGSCGRILNFLFFKGVEKHPDYPFKNELRP; this is encoded by the exons ATGCGTACGGTACGACTGCTGTCGGGATACGATATGCCCACTGTTGGCTTAGGCACATGGCAG GCTAAACCTGAAGAAATCATGACTAGCGTGAGTGCTGCTTTAGAGATTGGTTACAGGCACATCGACACAGCATTTAATTACAACAACGAAGAGGCGATTGGAACTGTCTTGAAGAAATGGTTCGCCAATGGTGGAAAACGCGAGGATCTTTTCATCACGTCGAAG TTACCGAGTTACGGCAACCGACCATGCGATGTCGAAAGATTTCTTAAGTCATCGTTGGAGAAACTCGATTTAGATTACTTGGACATGTACTTAATTCATATGCCATTCGCTTTCAAACTGGATGAAGAAGCGTGCGCTCCGGCGGTCCATGAAGATGGGACCTACGTGTTGGATACTGATACAGACCCTGTATCAGTGTGGAAG GAAATGGAAAAACAAGTGAAGAAAGGTTGTACGAAATCTATAGGCTTAAGTAACTTTAGCGAGGAGCAAGTATTAACTATATGGGAAAATGCACAAATAAAGCCTAGTAATGTACAA GTAGAGTTACACGCCTATCACAATCAAAAGTCTCTCCGCAAATTGTGTCAAAAGCACAAGATTGCTATAACAGCCTACAGCCCCTTGGGATCGCCAGGCACCAAAATGCACCTCCAAAAGAAATATAATGTTAATTTCGAAGACTTTCCAGATCTCATAGGGCATCCCATAGTACAAAAAATAAGCGCAGAATACAAACGGTCACCCGCGCAAATCTTGTTGCGTCACTTGCTACAATTGGGCGCCATTGTAATTCCAAAGAGTTCGACCCCGGAAAGGATTAAAGAAAACATGGATTTGTACGATTTTACATTGAAGGAGACGGAAATGGACACTTTGAACTTTTTAGATAAAGGTTCGTGCGGAAGAATCTTGAACTTCCTGTTCTTCAAAGG GGTCGAGAAGCATCCGGATTACCCATTTAAGAATGAATTAAGACCGTAA
- the LOC143368160 gene encoding aldo-keto reductase family 1 member A1 isoform X5: protein MAAYSNVSQAKPEEIMTSVSAALEIGYRHIDTAFNYNNEEAIGTVLKKWFANGGKREDLFITSKLPSYGNRPCDVERFLKSSLEKLDLDYLDMYLIHMPFAFKLDEEACAPAVHEDGTYVLDTDTDPVSVWKEMEKQVKKGCTKSIGLSNFSEEQVLTIWENAQIKPSNVQVELHAYHNQKSLRKLCQKHKIAITAYSPLGSPGTKMHLQKKYNVNFEDFPDLIGHPIVQKISAEYKRSPAQILLRHLLQLGAIVIPKSSTPERIKENMDLYDFTLKETEMDTLNFLDKGSCGRILNFLFFKGVEKHPDYPFKNELRP, encoded by the exons ATGGCAG CATATTCCAATGTGTCGCAGGCTAAACCTGAAGAAATCATGACTAGCGTGAGTGCTGCTTTAGAGATTGGTTACAGGCACATCGACACAGCATTTAATTACAACAACGAAGAGGCGATTGGAACTGTCTTGAAGAAATGGTTCGCCAATGGTGGAAAACGCGAGGATCTTTTCATCACGTCGAAG TTACCGAGTTACGGCAACCGACCATGCGATGTCGAAAGATTTCTTAAGTCATCGTTGGAGAAACTCGATTTAGATTACTTGGACATGTACTTAATTCATATGCCATTCGCTTTCAAACTGGATGAAGAAGCGTGCGCTCCGGCGGTCCATGAAGATGGGACCTACGTGTTGGATACTGATACAGACCCTGTATCAGTGTGGAAG GAAATGGAAAAACAAGTGAAGAAAGGTTGTACGAAATCTATAGGCTTAAGTAACTTTAGCGAGGAGCAAGTATTAACTATATGGGAAAATGCACAAATAAAGCCTAGTAATGTACAA GTAGAGTTACACGCCTATCACAATCAAAAGTCTCTCCGCAAATTGTGTCAAAAGCACAAGATTGCTATAACAGCCTACAGCCCCTTGGGATCGCCAGGCACCAAAATGCACCTCCAAAAGAAATATAATGTTAATTTCGAAGACTTTCCAGATCTCATAGGGCATCCCATAGTACAAAAAATAAGCGCAGAATACAAACGGTCACCCGCGCAAATCTTGTTGCGTCACTTGCTACAATTGGGCGCCATTGTAATTCCAAAGAGTTCGACCCCGGAAAGGATTAAAGAAAACATGGATTTGTACGATTTTACATTGAAGGAGACGGAAATGGACACTTTGAACTTTTTAGATAAAGGTTCGTGCGGAAGAATCTTGAACTTCCTGTTCTTCAAAGG GGTCGAGAAGCATCCGGATTACCCATTTAAGAATGAATTAAGACCGTAA
- the LOC143368159 gene encoding DNA replication licensing factor Mcm5: MEGFDDPGLFFSDNFSVGSSNEAQTTLQFSKKKFMEFIRQFHEGNFNYKYRDNLKCNYNLGQYWVEINLEDLAAFDESLAEKVYKHPTEYLPILEEAAKDLVDELTAPRPEGEEKVEDIQVLLSSDAHASSLRGMKPDVVSRLIKIPGIVISASGIRAKATKIAIQCRSCKNMQANISIKPGLEGYVLPRRCTTEQAGRPKCPLDPFFIMPDKCNCVDFQVLKLQELPDHIPQGEMPRHLQLYCDRYLCDRVVPGNRVLILGIYSIRKITRTGGRSGGRDKALIGVRAPYIRVIGISVDGENTGSGTQACITNEEEDLFRRLSSDSNLYERIAKSIAPSIFGALDMKKAIACLLFGGSRKKMPDGLSRRGDINILMLGDPGTAKSQLLKFVERVAPVAVYTSGKGSSAAGLTASVLRDPVTRNFVMEGGAMVLADGGVVCIDEFDKMKEDDRVAIHEAMEQQTISIAKAGITTSLNTRCSVLAAANSIFGRWDDIKGEENIDFMPTILSRFDMIFIVKDVHDQNKDITLAKHVMSIHSNAGQVTEQAFEGELPLPVLKKYIQYCRARCGPRLSKEAGEKLKNRYVVMRASTKEHEKDTEKRLSIPITVRQLEAVIRISESLAKMRLQPFAMEIHVNEALRLFQVSTLDAAMSGSLAGAEGFTSDEDHEMLSRIEKQLKRRFPIGNQVSEQNIVKDFVKQAYPERAIYKVIHTMIRRGELQHRMQRKMLYRLH; this comes from the exons ATGGAAGGATTCGACGATCCGGGGCTATTCTTTTCCGACAATTTTTCGGTAGGAAGCAGCAATGAAGCTCAAACTACTCTTCAATTCtcgaaaaagaaatttatggaGTTTATAAGGCAGTTTCACGAGGGAAACTTTAATTATAAATACAG AGATAATCTGAAGTGCAATTATAATCTCGGTCAATATTGGGTGGAAATCAATTTGGAAGATTTGGCAGCTTTCGATGAGTCGCTTGCGGAGAAAGTATATAAACACCCGACAGAATATTTACCAATTTTGGAGGAAGCCGCAAAGGATTTGGTGGATGAGCTCACAGCTCCCAGGCCAGAAGGGGAGGAGAAAGTCGAAGATATACAAGTATTACTGTCTTCAGACGCGCACGCGAGTTCCTTAAGGGGCATGAAA CCTGACGTAGTTTCTAGGCTGATCAAAATACCTGGTATCGTTATTTCTGCATCTGGAATTAGAGCTAAAGCGACAAAAATCGCTATACAATGCCGCTCTTGTAAGAACATGCAAGCGAATATTTCTATTAAACCTGGTTTAGAGGGATATGTTTTACCCAGAAGATGTACAAC AGAACAGGCGGGCCGACCGAAGTGTCCGTTGGATCCATTCTTCATAATGCCAGACAAATGCAACTGCGTCGATTTCCAAGTACTTAAATTACAAGAACTACCGGATCACATTCCACAGGGTGAAATGCCACGTCATTTACAGTTATACTGCGATCGTTATTTATGCGACAGAGTCGTACCAGGCAATAGAGTTCTTATTCTGGGAATATATTCTATCAGAAAGATTACTAGAACTGGCGGTAGAAGCGGAGGACGAGACAAAGCATTAATCGGTGTTCGAGCTCCGTATATAAGAGTCATCGGTATCTCTGTAGACGGAGAGAATACCGGCAGCG GTACCCAAGCTTGTATCACgaacgaagaagaagatttATTTAGACGCCTATCGTCAGATTCTAATTTATACGAGAGAATCGCAAAGAGTATAGCACCGAGCATTTTTGGTGCGCTGGATATGAAGAAAGCCATAGCATGCCTATTGTTCGGAGGATCCAGGAAAAAGATGCCCGATGGTCTGAGCAGAAGAGGAGACATCAATATTCTGATGCTGGGCGATCCTGGCACAGCTAAATCGCAGCTACTGAAATTTGTGGAAAGAGTCGCGCCAGTTGCAGTTTACACGTCTGGGAAAGGAAGCTCAGCTGCTGGTCTAACAGCATCGGTCTTAAGAGATCCAGTAACG AGAAATTTCGTCATGGAAGGAGGTGCTATGGTTCTCGCAGACGGTGGTGTCGTCTGCATAGATGAATTCGACAAAATGAAAGAGGACGACAGAGTGGCGATACACGAAGCTATGGAGCAACAAACTATATCGATCGCGAAAGCTGGGATAACTACGTCGCTGAATACTCGGTGTTCCGTGTTAGCAGCAGCAAATTCTATATTCGGCCGTTGGGATGATATAAAGGGAGAGGAGAATATAGATTTCATGCCAACTATTTTATCGCGTTTCGACATGATATTCATCGTCAAAGACGTGCACGACCAGAATAAAGATATAACGCTGGCCAAACATGTGATGAGTATCCATAGCAATGCTGGTCAAGTGACGGAACAGGCTTTCGAAGGAGAGCTACCACTGCCCGTTTTGAAGAAATATATCCAATATTGCAGAGC ACGTTGTGGCCCGCGGCTCAGTAAAGAGGCTGGAGAAAAATTGAAGAATCGTTACGTAGTAATGCGAGCTAGCACGAAGGAACACGAGAAGGACACAGAGAAGAGGCTATCTATTCCCATAACTGTTCGCCAGTTGGAGGCTGTTATAAGAATCTCAGAATCCTTAGCGAAAATGCGACTGCAGCCCTTTGCTATGGAAATCCATGTGAACGAGGCACTCAGACTGTTTCAAGTCTCTACGTTAGATGCTGCAATGTCCGGATCATTAGCTG GTGCGGAGGGATTTACCTCGGACGAAGATCACGAGATGCTGTCGCGCATTGAGAAACAATTGAAACGGAGATTCCCTATCGGGAATCAGGTGTCGGAGCAAAATATTGTCAAGGACTTTGTGAAGCAGGCGTATCCAGAGCGCGCCATTTACAAAGTTATACACACAATGATACGTCGCGGAGAGCTTCAGCATCGCATGCAACGTAAAATGTTGTACAGACTTCATTGA
- the LOC143368163 gene encoding uncharacterized protein LOC143368163, with the protein MSPYLTRKHTLSQVNPQDSQLANKASSKQVKSNARSATSKASKVKDDTGVTSRLRSAAAKKKVNMPTGSSIGVSHEEEQKVTRRRVLGRSIGKKVSDRSKKAVTRNNAETKKQELEDTKRKRIRKKINNNSPSLRQLSLKESFSKQSRVRKLHSRQIAKNYKEDSTLIGESLSPAHQDSIVLVEKLSVQKGKKLPVYRCASPENPTKNTSEVYEFKCDVNESRERLTNKRKKRPVKKTIVGKKKKIVSDKQNVQKPEVYEEEPMNVKSKGTVEESPLRNKVSVELVVENQLEKEPVENLEKEVKGKTEEPVAQSNVPGDKSKEQIKAAHSKPAIISVQDLSSKKLTIMDNFPKSNSEDFRPFRLTNIFGNKLMVPQKSTMNHSIFEKSLSPIMKPLENFNLDSPWRSPQLLTFSHVRNVFHSTPINKGYDISGRKLVRSVLNESMNSGNIAKVRDTMQKNNENVCAEGYKNANNSKKKSISSSRKFGTVITNIEHSLQSNVAEETSERVVIEAENVPPTIQLTSEITSSTINASKFDNTEDKENSALTSPSPEKVHKRGMKNVKALSPQKITSTKIDEQKENFDPQPGPSGLQSNRIFNEQTVLRQSNLNNFLNIMEMPQSTTIKTSHGLFDDVQSAAPVSSKPVIKLHEFDTELKHAFGFGDDSNQDVSPIQQEVTKDEQKAIEKTVEKQDALPFARISVTEIKNNLLPRKPLETARNERNIKSRKVETKRSPAKSKQKVQFDITHFSDTFDVLSEISETPAMSPTNVPLFADCEPSYFTQPPLHLYKRKRDLSFRHPEESDEEDEESFEHATKRKKIDKMKVEQKKRLMQWVQDINRTFDEIDQHELMVE; encoded by the exons ATGTCTCCTTACTTAACGAGGAAGCATACTTTGTCACAGGTAAACCCTCAAGATTCACAGTTGGCAAATAAAGCGTCAAGTAAACAAGTAAAGTCAAATGCCAGGTCCGCTACTAGCAAAGCGTCGAAAGTAAAAGATGATACAGGAGTAACAAGTAGGTTACGAAGTGCAGCGGCGAAAAAGAAAGTCAATATGCCAACGGGATCGAGCATAGGTGTTTCTCATGAAGAAGAGCAGAAGGTTACGAGACGTAGAGTGTTAGGAAGGAGTATAGGCAAGAAAGTATCTGATCGGTCTAAAAAAGCTGTGACACGCAATAATGCTGAAACGAAGAAGCAGGAGCTCGAAGATACTAAGAGAAAGAGGATAAGGAAGAAGATCAATAATAATTCTCCTAGTTTGCGGCAATTGTCATTAAAAGAGTCCTTTTCAAAGCAATCGAGGGTGAGAAAGCTTCATTCTCGTCAAATTGCTAAAAACTACAAGGAGGACAGTACACTGATAGGTGAGAGCCTTTCACCTGCGCATCAGGACAGTATTGTGTTGGTGGAAAAGTTAAGCGTCCAAAAAGGAAAGAAACTACCAGTCTATAGATGTGCTTCACCCGAAAATCCTACAAAGAATACAAGCGAAGTGTACGAGTTCAAGTGTGACGTTAATGAGTCTAGAGAAAGATTGACGAATAAACGAAAGAAAAGGCCCGTTAAGAAAACAATCGTGGgcaagaagaaaaagattgtgTCCGATAAACAGAATGTGCAAAAGCCAGAGGTTTACGAGGAAGAACCAATGAATGTTAAGTCTAAAGGAACTGTAGAGGAAAGCCCTTTACGAAACAAAGTTTCTGTGGAACTTGTGGTTGAAAATCAATTAGAAAAGGAACCCGTGGAGAATTTAGAAAAGGAAGTAAAAGGGAAGACAGAGGAACCAGTTGCGCAGTCAAATGTACCAGGAGATAAAAGCAAAGAACAAATTAAAGCTGCACATTCGAAGCCAGCGATTATATCGGTACAAGATTTAAGTAGCAAAAAATTGACGATAATGGATAATTTTCCAAAATCGAATTCAGAAGATTTCAGGCCATTTAGGCTGACAAATATTTTTGGCAACAAACTTATGGTGCCGCAGAAAAGTACGATGAATCACTCCATATTTGAGAAATCTTTATCTCCGATCATGAAACCGTTAGAGAATTTCAACTTGGATAGCCCCTGGAGATCGCCCCAATTACTTACGTTCTCTCACGTACGGAATGTGTTTCACAGTACGCCGATAAATAAAGGGTATGATATTTCTGGTAGAAAGCTGGTACGCTCTGTACTTAACGAGTCCATGAACTCTGGGAATATTGCAAAAGTAAGGGACACCATGCAAAAGAATAATGAGAATGTATGCGCAGAAGGATATAAAAACGCCAACAATTCCAAGAAGAAGAGTATTTCGAGTTCAAGAAAATTTGGTACAGTGATTACGAATATAGAACATTCTCTGCAGTCTAATGTAGCGGAAGAAACGAGCGAACGAGTGGTAATCGAAGCAGAAAATGTTCCACCAACCATCCAGCTGACCAGCGAAATTACCTCCAGCACGATTAACGCTTCCAAATTCGATAATACTGAGGacaaagaaaattctgcgttaaCTTCTCCAAGTCCAGAAAAGGTTCATAAGAGAGGAATGAAAAATGTGAAAGCTCTTAGCCCTCAGAAAATCACAAGCACAAAGATTGATGAgcagaaagaaaattttgatCCTCAGCCTGGGCCATCGGGTTTGCAAAGTAATAGGATTTTTAACGAACAAACAGTATTGAGACAGTCGAATCtgaataatttcttaaacattatggaaatgccacaaagtactACGATCAAGACGTCTCATGGATTGTTCGACGATGTACAGTCAGCAGCACCGGTCAGCAGTAAACCGGTAATAAAACTTCACGAATTCGATACAGAATTGAAACATGCCTTTGGTTTCGGTGATGATTCGAATCAAGATGTATCTCCGATTCAGCAAGAAGTTACGAAAGATGAACAGAAAGCTATCGAAAAAACTGTAGAGAAACAGGATGCATTGCCTTTCGCAAGAATATCAGTCACTGAGATAAAGAATAACTTATTACCTAGGAAGCCATTGGAGACTGCgagaaatgaaagaaatataaaaagtagGAAGGTAGAAACGAAAAGGTCGCCTGCGAAGTCAAAACAAAAAGTTCAATTCGACATTACACATTTTTCTGATACATTTGACGTTCTGTCGGAGATCAGTGAAACTCCAGCAATGAGCCCAACTAACGTTCCACTGTTCGCTGATTGTGAACCGTCCTACTTTACGCAG CCTCCGCTTCATTTATACAAACGTAAACGCGATCTGAGCTTCCGTCACCCAGAAGAAAgtgacgaagaggacgaggaatcTTTTGAGCATGCAACGAAGCGGAAGAAGATTGATAAAATGAAAGTGGAGCAGAAGAAAAGGTTAATGCAATGGGTTCAGGATATTAACAGAACTTTTGATGAGATAGATCAGCATGAACTAATGGTTGAATGA